The sequence below is a genomic window from Brevibacillus laterosporus.
TGTATGACGAGCTTAAGGATAAATACTGCCTAGATAATGGTCGTAAAGCTATTGATCCTATTCGTATGTTTAAATATTTATTGTTGAAGTCTATTTATGATTTGTCTGATGTAGATTTGGTTGAACGTTCGAAATATGACATGTCATTTAAGTATTTTCTCCATATGGTACCAGAGGAGAAAGTGATAGAAGCGAGTTCTTTAACCAAATTTCGAAAGCTACGTTTAAAAGACATTAACCTTCTAGATATGCTTATTAATAAAACAGTTCAAATCGCTATTGAAAAGGGGATTATCAAAAGTAAAGCTATTATTGTTGATGCTACTCATACGAAAGCTCGCTATAATCAAAAATCTCCGAAGGAGATCCTCACGGATCGATCAAAGAAATTAAGAAAAGCCGTCTACACAATAGATGAAAATATGAAGCAGAAGTTCCCTGCTAAAACAACATCCAATGTATTAGAGGATGAAATAGACTACTGTCAAAAGCTCATTGACGTAATCGAAAAAGAAGGCAATATCTCCGAGTATCCAAAAGTAAAAGAACAGTTAAATCTACTGAAAGAAACTGTCACTGATGACCTCGAACAGTTGCAAATCTCAGAAGATCCTGATGCAAAACTTGGTCATAAAAGTGCAGATTTCTCGTTTTTTGGCTACAAAACACACTTGGCAATGAGTGAAGAAAGGATAATCACAGCCGCAACAATTACTTCTGGAGAAAAAAGTGATGGAAAGCAATTACAAACGTTGATTGAGAAAAGTATAGAAGCTGGCATGGAGATTGAAACAGTTATCGGTGATACAGCTTATTCGGAAAAAGATAATATTATTTACAGTAAAAAGAATGAAATCAAACTAGTTTCTAAATTAAACCCTCTCGTTACGCAAGGGAATCGTAAAAAGGAAGATGAATTTGAATTTAATAAGGATGCCGGGATGTATGTGTGTAAAGCAGGACATATGGCAGTCCGTAAAGCTCGACAAGGGAAAAAAGGTGTAGGGAAAAATCAAACGGATACGTATTACTTTGATATTGAGAAATGCAAGCAATGTCCATTGAAAGAGGATTGTTATAAAGACGGAGCAAAAAGCAAAAGTTACTCAGTGAGTATTAAATCCAGTGAACATACTGAACAGGCAAAATTCCAAGAGAGTGAGTACTTTAAAGAAAAATCAAAGGAAAGATATAAAATTGAAGCGAAAAACAGTGAGCTAAAACACAGACACGGGTATGATGTGGCATCATCTTCGGGTCTTATTGGCATGGAGTTACAAGGGGCAATGGCTATATTCACTGTAAACTTAAAAAGAATATTGAAATTAATGGATTAAAAACAAAATAATAAACCGATGAAAATGGTAAAAAGACGACTCTTGCATTCAAGAAATGAATTTGAGCCGTCTTTTTTTTGATGAAGCTATATAATTCCTTCGGAAAATCGTAAGATTTTCAGTGCCCTCCTTTTTGGTAGGGGCTATTTTTATTGTCAATCTTACTTCTTAAAGTTACATGGTAACTTTGATAAACCAATTAAAGCGACTAGCCCCAACTCAAGCATCATAAGGCATTTTTGAATTTGAAGTCCAATAAATTCCGAACGAATCAAATGTTGTAAAAATTATGAAAATTATATAATTAGTTATGAATATTCTATATTTCGACACAATTTAGCAAAAAATAGGTATTAGGTAATATTACCAGTTTTGGATTTTTTGACGATACTATTAAATGGAAATATTATTCCAATTCCAACTAGATAAGGAGTCGATCAGAAGTTATGAATTATAAGTGGCTAAGTATGATGACGGCAAGTGCAGTATTACTCTCTAATGGGGCAGTATGGCAACCTACACCTGCCAATGCAGCAACAAACACAGTAAACAAATCAGTATTTTCGCTAAGTAAACAACCGCCTTTGCCTCAGTTCAAGACAGGTGCAGGTGTCCTTGGAGCCGAGGTAACTCCACTAGGAGATGAGGAGCTCCGTACTGAAACCTTTTCCCAACTAGAGGAAAAGAGCAAACGAGTCAAACGGCAAGCTCTACAACAAAATAGTACAGAACAACAGACGTACAGCATGTCTCACTTGAATAGACTTAGCAATGCAGAGTTAGTAGATGTTCTGCGTCGGGTGGAGTGGAAGGAAATTCCTGAATTATTCAAGTTTAACCCTGATACGGTTGAGTTTTACGCAGACCGTGAGCGGGTACAGGCCATTATAAATGCGCTCCAAGATAGCGGTAGCTCCTTTACAGATCATGATGCTCGTGGAATTTCGACATTTGTCGAAGTATTACGTTCTGGTTATTACCTTGGATACTACCACGATGAATTAAAGTACCTCGACCAGCCAGAGTATAAAGAAAAGGTACTGCCAGCTGTAAAAGCCATTATGGCAAACAAGTATTTTGCATGGGGAAGCAAGACACAACAGGAAGTAATCGGTGCTACGGGGAAACTGATTTCAAACACAACGGTAGATGTTGAAACGATTGATCGTATGACTGGAGTAGTCTCAGATTTTGTTGACCATTTTGACCAGTATGGAAAAGATCGAGACATGAGCAATTCGTTCTACTCTGTAATCCAAGGGATCGGGTACGTACTCATGTGGCAGGTGCGCGAACCAGAGGAGCAAAAAGAGTTCAAGGGTACGATTGATGAATACCTGGAACAGCTTTTCCGTATAGCGCACGAAGACAAAGCGTCCAGTGATCTTTCGTGGTTAGTAAGCAATGGTTTGTATTATACGGGTTCTTTAGGGCATTACCACAGCAACCCAGAGAAAGGCAATCAAATTCTCACTGATGCAATGAATTTGCATCCGAAGCTGAGTGAACTGTATTTTGTGGCAGCAGAGCAAATTTCTTATCAATATGACGGCAAAAACTACCACGGTGAGCAAATCGATTTGAAACGACTGAAAGAAGAGGGAAAACAGCAATACCTACCTAATCGGTATGAGTTTGATGGAGGCAACTTTGTCTTCCGTACAGGGGATCAACTGACTGAGGAACAACTACAACGCCTCTATTGGGCAGCTAAAGAGGTAAAAGCTCAGTTCCATCGTGTCGTAGGTAATGACCAAGAGCTGGAAAAAGGCAATCCTGATGATGTGTTAACTGTGGTCATTTACAATAATCCTGACGAATACCGAATGAATAAATCCTTATACGGTTACGAAACAGAAAATGGTGGGATTTACATTGAGGGAGATGGAACGTTCTTTACCTATGACAGAACCCCTGAGCAAAGCATTTATTCACTAGAAGAATTGTTCCGTCATGAGTTCACCCATTATCTACAAGCTCGATACGTGGTTCCAGGTATGTTCGGTCGAGGAGAGATGTATCAAAATGGACGATTGCCTTGGTTTGAAGAAGGTGGGGCAGAGTTTTTTGCCGGCGCTACCAGAACAGATGGCATTCATCCACGTAAATCTGTCGTTGGGAATATGAGATATGATGATCCATCTAGTCGTATGTCTGTGTCCGATACCTTACACGCTCAGTATGGCTCGTGGAATTTTTACAACTATGGATTCGCTATGCAGTATCATCTATTCCAAAACGATTTTCCAATGTTGGATAATATTCATAACGCTATTATGAAAAATGATGTAGCTCAATTTGATCGATATATCGAGCAGCTGAGTAAGGACAAGGTGGTAAATGACGACTATCAACAAACCATTGATGAACTGGTACAGAATTATGAAAATTGGGATGTACCACTTGTGTCAGATGATTACCTAAAGGTATTGGAACCGAAGCAGAAAGAAGATATTTATGCAGAAATTTCTGAAGCTACAGGTTTGCGTGACGTAGAGACTGTAGAGCATGAATCTGAATTTTTTACTACCTTTACCTTACACGGGACCTATGTCGGTGACAGGTCAGCAGGGGAAGAGCAAGATTGGAAAAAAATGAATCAGGTAACAGATGACTTCTTGAAGGAATTAGGTAAAAAATCTTGGAATGGATATCGGACTGTAACCGCTTATTTTGTAAATTATAAGGTAACGAAGGATGGAAGATTCTCCTATGATGTAGTGTTCCACGGCAAATTACCAGAAGGTAGCCATAGTGGGAACCTAGCGCCTGTCGTAGAAATGAATGGTCCGTATACGGGAATCGCGCGTGAATCAGTTCCGTTTAGTAGCAAAGGAACTCACGATAAAGACGGGAAGATTATGTCTTACCAATGGGATTTTGGCGATGGACAGACAAGCCAAGAAGAGAATCCAACTCACGTGTATGCTGAAGCTGGAACCTACGAGGTGAGCTTGCAGGTAACCGATGATTCAGGACAAAAAGTGACGAAAAAGACCACAGTAACTATTAGCCAAAAGGATAGCAAGCCGTCCGATAACGCTAATGATTCCTTTAAAAATGCTAGCAAGCTAGAAGCATTTGGTAAGCAATTAAAGGATGAGTTACGTCAAGGAGATCAAGCTGATGTATTCTATTTTGATGTAAAAAAACCAGGAAAAATAGATGTATCAGTAGAAGTGAAGGATGGAAAAGGAGTTGCATGGCTATTATTCCACGAGGATGATCTGAAAAATTACATTGCCTATCCAAATCAGGGCGAAGACGATCGTTTGATGGCGACCCATGAGGCAAAAGCAGGTCGATATTATCTTTATGTGTATCCAACAACGGAAGAGTCTGTTTCCTACAAGTATCAAGTAGATCTGGCTGGCAGCAAGGATTTTACAGAGAGTGAACCAAACGATCGATTTGAGGATGCAAATGGTCCGTTTCCACTAGGTGAACCTGTTAAAGGAATACTAGATGAGGACGATAATGCAGATGTGTACCGTTTTGAACTGAAAAAAGAGAGTGATTTAGAAATTATTCTGAAACATGCGAAAGGAGCAGGAATTAACTGGATGCTCTACCATGAGGATGATTTGAAGAATCCAGTCTCCTATCCGGAATCTATCGATAAAGATCGGATGAGTGCTACTTATACAGCTGATCCAGGTCTCTACTATCTGTACGTCTATAAATATAAAGAGGAAGTAATGCCGTATACGTTACAGGTAAACGAATAAGACAGTAAAAGCGGTAACAGAAGTAACAGTAGTCAGGAGCAATCATACCTTTTAACGTGCACCCCTTACAGTAAGCATTGGTATAACCCTTAGGGATATCCGATGGAGAGCTGTAGGGGGTGTTTGTGTTGAAAGGATCGGAAATATTCAAGCGACATAATCCTTGAATTCAAAAGAAGTGTTGATTTTCTTAATAAGAAATTAAACGTCAATTTAGAAAATATTTTTTATTATATAATACCTTGCAACGCGATGTAATATGAATTACTATGTATTTGCAAAGGAAAGGGGTTGAACCTATGAATAAAGAGATTCTTAAAGGGAGCATTGATCTGCTCATACTTTCCTTGATTTCACAGAAAGAGTATTACGGTTATGAACTAGGAAAGAAGATCAGAGAGAAAAGTGATGAAGTATATGAAATTGGGGAAGGTACCCTATACCCAGCTTTAAAACGGCTGGAAGCTCATAAAGCGATTGAATCCTATTGGGGAGAATCTCAAGAAGGAGCTCGCCGCAAATATTACCGGATTACAAATGAGGGGCGGAAGCTACTAGAGGAGAAGATGAAGGACTGGAACGAAATTCATCGCCTCGTTACGCTTTGTTATGAAGGAGGAGAGTAACCGATGACGTTGGAGAAATATGTAGACCAAATCGTCAAAAGGCTCCCTTGTTCTAAAAAAGAAAAGCGGGATATGAGAGATGAATTACTCGATCATCTCAGGATGTTGGCAGAAGAGTATCGAGAAGAAGGACACGATACTAAACAAGCGGAACAGATGGCCATGGATCGTTTTGGTAAAGAAGAGCAGATTTCCAAGCATATCTGTGAGGCAATGCCTGTTCTGGATCAATACTGGCGTAGATGGTTCATGGGTGGCTTATGTGGATACGGTTTTATCCTTATTTATCTATTTTTTCTAAGTCCAGATCGTTGGAGAAGACAAGAATTCATTGTTGCTTGGAAAAAGAGAATGATTGAATATGGGGTACCACAGTATACGAAGGTATTTCAGAACACAAAACCATTTAGCACCATTAGCGACTACATTGTTCATTACCAGAATTATTCTGCTACGACCATCTTTCTTAACTTATTTGGAAATATCCTGGTATTTATACCATTGGGATTTTTACTACCAATCCTATTTACTCGCTTTGCTAGTGTCAACCGCGTGTTCCTATTTTCTTTTATGACAAGCTTATTAGTTGAAATCTTTCAATATTTATTTATGCTTGGCAGTTTTGACGTGGATGATATCTTGTTAAATAGCATCGGTGCTTTATGTGGATTTGGATGTTACCGCTTGAGCTTGTTTTTGGTTTATCGGTATCGCAATAGATTGTTTGATGATCAATAACAATAGAAAAGATTCGGAGTGTATTGGTATGAAAAAACAAACCTATCTCATGTTCCCGCTCTTTGCATCCTTACTAGTAACGGGTTGTGGACCAGTCGCAAGTGGAAATGTGAGTGGAACAACCCCGCAAAGCATTCAGGCCATAGCAGCCTACAAATCATTTTCATTTGATGTTGATCCAGAAACATTTGAAGTATGGGTAATCAAGGATGGAGTGAAGGAACGGGTATCTGAGCCGATAGCTAAGCAGAAAGTAACTGACCTTACGAAAACAGCAGATGCAGTCTCATGGACGTATCCAGATCAGCATGTAAAGGTTGAGCTTACAAAAGGAAAGACCGATCTACATGTTACAATCATTTCTACAGCTCAGGATGCAAATCACTTTACATGGCCTACCGTTCAAGCTGATAGCTACATGGTACCGATCGGAGAAGGGAAGTACATTCCTAGTAAAGACAACAATTGGAAAAGCTTCCTAAAGGAAAAAGAATTGAGCTTTACACAGGACTTCTCCATGAGATTCTTTGCATCAAATAAACAAAAGTACACGATTATGTATGTGGCAGATCACATGTTTAATAGCGACATCAGCTTCATGGTAGAGCCACAGATTCGTTTTTCCTTTACACACTCATTCCCACGCATTCATTCAAAGAAAGAATATGGCTTCCGAATTTTCGTCACGGACAATGATCCGGTTAGTATAGCGAGTATTTACAAAAAGCAAATCAGCGACGAGGGCGGTAATGTCACTCTAGCTGAAAAAGCAAAAAGTAATTCTAACATCGAAAAATTATACGGGGCACCACATATATATTTATGGGACAAATCATTTATCAGCGATAGTAATATTAAGTGGCCACAGCTGAAAAATACAATGAAAGCTGATACATTTGCTTGGATTAAAAATTTAGCATCAACAAAGCTTGAAATGGGTAAGGAAGCTGTTGCAGAACTGGAAAAAGTACGTAATCAAGATTATGCAGATAAATATCAAAAACGTGTCATTACTCAGATGTTTAATGAGCTATTGAAGCTACGAGAGTTTTACAATCCGACTGTATTTAAAACACTGAATGACCCAGCGAAAGCATTCGTTGCAAAGGGAGTAAATCAGTTAAAAGAGCGGGACCTTTATGAATTGAACAAGCAATTACTAAAAAGTGTATTAGGACAAGCCGCAGATGAGGTAAACAAGTGGGCAGTTGACAAGAATAGTGATCTCCTCGCTGATATGCATAAAGCGGGCATACAAAAAGCGTGGATCGGTTTACCAGATTGGTCAAGCGCCTACATAAATCCTGACATGGTAAAAGAAGCAAACGAGTTGGGCTATTTGATTGGTCCATATGATTCCTATCACTCGATTCATGAGAAGGAAGACAAAGAGTGGCGCACGGCTTATTTCGCGGATAATCAAAATCTATATAACAACGCTACGATTACCAATCAGAATGGTAAGAAAATTGGTGGATTTCTACAACGTGGTCGTAAGCTGAATCCAACTTTATCCCTACCAAGTGTTGAGCAGCGTTTAAAAGAGATTATGAGTAACGAGGTTGTGTTTAATTCTTGGTTTATCGATTGTGATGCGACGGGTGAAATTTTTGATGATTATACACCTGGACATGAAACAACTCAAGAGCAGGATGTTAAGGCTAGAATGGATCGTATGGCGTACATTCGTGATCAGCACAAGATGGTTATTGGCTCAGAAGGAGGCAATGACCTCGCAAGTAAAACAATTGCTTATGCTCACGGAATTGAGACTCCTGTCATTGCATGGGGAGATAAGGACATGAATGACAAAACGAGCAAGTATTACATTGGGGCTTATTATTCTCCTGATGGTGGAGTGGCACCGCGACAAGGAAAAGCTGTTCCGATAAAGGAATTATATAAGCATATCTATCTCGACCCAGCTTATACGTTGCCTTTCTATAAACTAGTGTACAATAATTCAGTGATTACCACTCATCATTGGGAATGGGGTAGCCTCAAGGTACAAGACGAGGCACATAATCGCATGATGTACGAAATCTTGTACAATGTACCGCCTCTGTATCATCTAGATAAGAACAAGTGGGCAGAAGACAAAGCAGTTATCACCAAGCATCTGGCTGTATGGACGCCTTTCCATGAAAAGGCGGTCACACGCGAAATGACGGACTATAAGATTTTGTCCCAAGATCGCCAAGTACAAATGACAGCATATGGAGATGATCTGAAGGTTATTGCTAACTTCTCAAAGCAAGATTTCACATATGAAGGAAAATTCGTAAAAGCTAGTTCTCTGATTATCTTAGATGCAGATAAGGAGATTGTGTATCAGTAGATGAAAATGTAAGCAAATATGTAAATTAATCCTCTATTTGAACACAAAGCGTTATAATAAGAAAAGAGAGAGCGGATATGTACCCACTATCTCATTTAGCTATTATTCGTGAGGTGACTACATCCATGTTTCAAGCAGAGGGATATACAGGCAATAAACAGGAAAATTACGAGCTTCTGTTAAAACAACTAGATGCGCTATTAGATGGAGAGCCTAATGTGCTTGCTAATCTATGTAATGCAGCTGCTCTATTAAATCAGTTCCTTACAGAGGTAAATTGGGTAGGCTTCTATCTATATGACAAGGAACAATCGGTATTAACCCTTGGTCCATTCCAAGGTCTGCCGGCTTGCACACGTATTCCAACAGGTAAAGGTGTATGTGGAACAGCAGTATCTGAGCGACGTACGATGAGAGTGGCAGATGTACAGGCATTCCCTGGACATATCGCCTGCGATGCAGCATCTCGCTCTGAAGTAGTCATTCCGATCATCAAAGGGGAAGAAATTTATGGTGTACTAGATATAGATAGCCCGATTACCGATCGTTTTGACGAGGTAGATGAGAAGTATTTAGAAGAGTTTGTAGTACGTGTAACAAAGTATCTATAAGTATGGAACAAATAAAAGAATAGAATTAACTTGCAACCAGGCGTAACCACGAATAGAAGGTCGCCTGGTTTGTTTATTAGAATGAAATAGTAATAGATCGTGTATATAAGTAAGCTCGATTCTTGACAATACCCTTACTCTTATATATATTTTAATCAGTGAAATTTATATGTAGTAAAATAAGGTGGTAAGTTACTTTGGGAGATAAGCATTCCGTTGATCAAGATATTCATTCCATCATGATAGAAATGAGTCGCGTGCAACTAAAATCAAAAACTTTTGTTGATTCAATTACAAAAGATGATACTTTATCACAAAATCATGTCATGTTGCTGATCGATTTGAAACTATCCAATAGTATGAGAATCACCGAAATATCCGAAAGATTTCTCATTACAGCAGGTGCAGCTACATCCATGTGTGACAAATTAGAAGAACAGGAATTAGTTTGTAGGATTCGTACGAAAGAGGATCGTAGAGTGGTTTTGGTTGTTCTTACAGAAAAAGGTGAAGAGAAAATAAATCATATATTTAAAGGCTTTTCCAAGGACAAATTACGTGAAATTGCAAATGTATTTAAGCAAGTGAGCGAATTATTGTCAACAATTATTGACTAAATGTAATGATAATTAGAATGCATGTAAAATGAGCTATTCCTCTTGATGGAGTAGCTCATTTTTATTATCTTTTTTATTTTGTTGACAAAAAAATATAAATATATTAAATTGTAATCGTGAATTATTTTAGTTATTAAAATATACATAAACTAAAATTTTTATCGGATGAAGGGTAATAAACTTAATCAAAAATACGGAGCATAGTAAGAACTAGTTCATTTAAGAGATGGTCAAGACGAGACTTATTATGCCCAATGTAGAAGATAGGGGAAAATATATGATGCAAAATAAGTACATTCAGTTTATTTGCAGAGGGGCTGTCGGTTTGTTTGCGATGCCTGTGCTTAGTGTATTCTCGATCGGGATGTGTATATGCTCCTTTATCTCCGTGATAGGCGGGGTGCTATACATATTGGGTATTGATATTAAGATGAGCATTTGGGGATTTGGGCAAGTTCCACAGCTTTCTAGTTTCCTCATTTCAGTAATGTTTGGCGGGTTATTGTTACTGATATCCTTTGTTAGTTGGAGATTGCTAAAAGTATCTTATCAGTATGTTAAGAGGGGTTGAAAAATATTGAATTTTTCGTGTCTTCAAAAGGACATAAAAGGGTATAATTACTATCACAGTATCTACGTAATGATTTTGCTAAAATTGAAAATTACATACTAGAATTCGAGTTGATTGTTACTATCTTTTTTAGATTTTCATCGCTTATTTACGAATCTATACATTTGAGGAGGACATGAGAAGGTGATCGTACAGTTAGGAACATTTATTACAGAAGAAGATTTACTTGAAGAGGATGAGGATGAAGATTAAATAATAGTATAGGAACCTGTAGGGTTCCTCAGGCTGTGGAGAAACCCCCACTTATTTTTT
It includes:
- a CDS encoding PKD domain-containing protein, whose amino-acid sequence is MNYKWLSMMTASAVLLSNGAVWQPTPANAATNTVNKSVFSLSKQPPLPQFKTGAGVLGAEVTPLGDEELRTETFSQLEEKSKRVKRQALQQNSTEQQTYSMSHLNRLSNAELVDVLRRVEWKEIPELFKFNPDTVEFYADRERVQAIINALQDSGSSFTDHDARGISTFVEVLRSGYYLGYYHDELKYLDQPEYKEKVLPAVKAIMANKYFAWGSKTQQEVIGATGKLISNTTVDVETIDRMTGVVSDFVDHFDQYGKDRDMSNSFYSVIQGIGYVLMWQVREPEEQKEFKGTIDEYLEQLFRIAHEDKASSDLSWLVSNGLYYTGSLGHYHSNPEKGNQILTDAMNLHPKLSELYFVAAEQISYQYDGKNYHGEQIDLKRLKEEGKQQYLPNRYEFDGGNFVFRTGDQLTEEQLQRLYWAAKEVKAQFHRVVGNDQELEKGNPDDVLTVVIYNNPDEYRMNKSLYGYETENGGIYIEGDGTFFTYDRTPEQSIYSLEELFRHEFTHYLQARYVVPGMFGRGEMYQNGRLPWFEEGGAEFFAGATRTDGIHPRKSVVGNMRYDDPSSRMSVSDTLHAQYGSWNFYNYGFAMQYHLFQNDFPMLDNIHNAIMKNDVAQFDRYIEQLSKDKVVNDDYQQTIDELVQNYENWDVPLVSDDYLKVLEPKQKEDIYAEISEATGLRDVETVEHESEFFTTFTLHGTYVGDRSAGEEQDWKKMNQVTDDFLKELGKKSWNGYRTVTAYFVNYKVTKDGRFSYDVVFHGKLPEGSHSGNLAPVVEMNGPYTGIARESVPFSSKGTHDKDGKIMSYQWDFGDGQTSQEENPTHVYAEAGTYEVSLQVTDDSGQKVTKKTTVTISQKDSKPSDNANDSFKNASKLEAFGKQLKDELRQGDQADVFYFDVKKPGKIDVSVEVKDGKGVAWLLFHEDDLKNYIAYPNQGEDDRLMATHEAKAGRYYLYVYPTTEESVSYKYQVDLAGSKDFTESEPNDRFEDANGPFPLGEPVKGILDEDDNADVYRFELKKESDLEIILKHAKGAGINWMLYHEDDLKNPVSYPESIDKDRMSATYTADPGLYYLYVYKYKEEVMPYTLQVNE
- a CDS encoding PadR family transcriptional regulator, with the translated sequence MNKEILKGSIDLLILSLISQKEYYGYELGKKIREKSDEVYEIGEGTLYPALKRLEAHKAIESYWGESQEGARRKYYRITNEGRKLLEEKMKDWNEIHRLVTLCYEGGE
- a CDS encoding MarR family transcriptional regulator, with translation MGDKHSVDQDIHSIMIEMSRVQLKSKTFVDSITKDDTLSQNHVMLLIDLKLSNSMRITEISERFLITAGAATSMCDKLEEQELVCRIRTKEDRRVVLVVLTEKGEEKINHIFKGFSKDKLREIANVFKQVSELLSTIID
- a CDS encoding IS1182 family transposase, producing the protein MIQKQQSMILSPFIAIYDVVVPKDNLLRKINELMDFSFVYDELKDKYCLDNGRKAIDPIRMFKYLLLKSIYDLSDVDLVERSKYDMSFKYFLHMVPEEKVIEASSLTKFRKLRLKDINLLDMLINKTVQIAIEKGIIKSKAIIVDATHTKARYNQKSPKEILTDRSKKLRKAVYTIDENMKQKFPAKTTSNVLEDEIDYCQKLIDVIEKEGNISEYPKVKEQLNLLKETVTDDLEQLQISEDPDAKLGHKSADFSFFGYKTHLAMSEERIITAATITSGEKSDGKQLQTLIEKSIEAGMEIETVIGDTAYSEKDNIIYSKKNEIKLVSKLNPLVTQGNRKKEDEFEFNKDAGMYVCKAGHMAVRKARQGKKGVGKNQTDTYYFDIEKCKQCPLKEDCYKDGAKSKSYSVSIKSSEHTEQAKFQESEYFKEKSKERYKIEAKNSELKHRHGYDVASSSGLIGMELQGAMAIFTVNLKRILKLMD
- a CDS encoding GAF domain-containing protein; this encodes MFQAEGYTGNKQENYELLLKQLDALLDGEPNVLANLCNAAALLNQFLTEVNWVGFYLYDKEQSVLTLGPFQGLPACTRIPTGKGVCGTAVSERRTMRVADVQAFPGHIACDAASRSEVVIPIIKGEEIYGVLDIDSPITDRFDEVDEKYLEEFVVRVTKYL
- a CDS encoding VanZ family protein, whose product is MTLEKYVDQIVKRLPCSKKEKRDMRDELLDHLRMLAEEYREEGHDTKQAEQMAMDRFGKEEQISKHICEAMPVLDQYWRRWFMGGLCGYGFILIYLFFLSPDRWRRQEFIVAWKKRMIEYGVPQYTKVFQNTKPFSTISDYIVHYQNYSATTIFLNLFGNILVFIPLGFLLPILFTRFASVNRVFLFSFMTSLLVEIFQYLFMLGSFDVDDILLNSIGALCGFGCYRLSLFLVYRYRNRLFDDQ